In Streptomyces sp. NBC_00483, a single window of DNA contains:
- a CDS encoding serine/threonine-protein kinase: MQALEAQDPRTVGAYRVLGRIGEGGMGRVYLARNAGGRSVALKFIHADMAAQPGFRERFRREADVVRRVGAPGTVPVVDTGLEERHPWYASEYVSGPSLQDSVDRFGPLPAESLWRLAADLAQTLEHVHGDRLVHRDLKPSNVLLSADGPRLIDFGIVHAALDAGLSAAGLTSTGARIGTPAYMSPEQAYGEKVTAATDVYSYGLTLAFAATGVQPHRGSLDPQLPGVVEELRNLIRHCLDPEPERRPDAGQLVAQARTRDATSDTWLPAQVVSLIARTSGQLLNLEARADTVMHGAEAGPGSTQPDAGGVFGPSGGDFHDAATRGPGVGPASPPPPSTPPPAPFPAQPSTPYSTPPGGAPYGGHAGFHGDAQQSTVDAWSSSYGRQQPAAYGARPVSGPPPRGTAERHDGGPGLPGRPLLGLLWLVPAGFAALVKFPNVSALIVGAAVVVLISRAVLLYRRGGNDREYLAFWAGLGAAVVLALCISPGTPALMAILALLTLALIYAVPTAVSRFRGGGRPAGRA; this comes from the coding sequence ATGCAGGCGCTGGAGGCGCAGGATCCGCGCACGGTCGGTGCGTACCGGGTGCTCGGCCGGATCGGTGAGGGCGGTATGGGGCGGGTCTATCTCGCCCGTAACGCGGGAGGCCGCTCCGTCGCGCTGAAGTTCATCCACGCCGACATGGCGGCGCAACCGGGCTTCCGTGAGCGCTTCCGGCGCGAGGCGGACGTCGTGCGGCGGGTCGGGGCGCCGGGGACGGTGCCGGTCGTCGACACCGGTCTGGAGGAACGGCATCCCTGGTACGCGTCGGAGTACGTGTCGGGGCCCTCCCTCCAGGACTCGGTCGACCGGTTCGGACCGCTGCCCGCAGAATCGTTGTGGCGGCTCGCGGCCGATCTCGCGCAGACCCTGGAGCATGTGCACGGCGACCGGCTCGTGCACCGCGACCTCAAGCCGTCCAACGTGCTGCTGTCGGCCGACGGGCCGCGCCTCATCGACTTCGGGATCGTGCACGCCGCGCTCGACGCGGGTCTCAGCGCGGCGGGCCTCACCTCGACCGGGGCGCGGATCGGCACCCCGGCCTACATGTCGCCCGAGCAGGCGTACGGCGAGAAGGTGACCGCCGCGACCGACGTCTACAGCTACGGGCTCACGCTCGCCTTCGCCGCCACCGGCGTCCAGCCGCACCGGGGCAGCCTCGACCCGCAGCTCCCGGGCGTGGTCGAGGAGTTGCGCAACCTCATCCGGCACTGCCTCGACCCGGAGCCGGAGCGGCGGCCGGACGCGGGGCAGCTCGTCGCCCAGGCACGCACCCGCGACGCCACGAGCGACACGTGGCTGCCCGCGCAGGTCGTCTCGCTGATCGCCCGCACGTCGGGGCAGCTCCTGAACCTGGAGGCGCGGGCCGACACGGTGATGCACGGGGCCGAGGCCGGCCCCGGGTCCACGCAGCCGGACGCGGGCGGCGTGTTCGGGCCGAGCGGCGGGGACTTCCACGACGCGGCCACGCGGGGGCCGGGAGTCGGCCCCGCGTCCCCGCCGCCGCCTTCGACACCGCCCCCGGCACCGTTCCCGGCCCAGCCCTCGACGCCGTACTCGACCCCGCCGGGCGGTGCGCCCTACGGGGGCCACGCCGGGTTCCACGGCGACGCTCAGCAGTCGACGGTCGATGCCTGGTCCTCCTCGTACGGGCGGCAGCAGCCCGCGGCGTACGGGGCGCGGCCGGTGTCGGGGCCGCCCCCGCGCGGTACCGCCGAGCGGCACGACGGGGGTCCCGGGCTGCCGGGGCGTCCGTTGCTCGGTCTCTTGTGGCTGGTGCCCGCGGGGTTCGCCGCGCTGGTGAAGTTCCCCAACGTGTCGGCGCTGATCGTCGGCGCCGCCGTCGTCGTGCTGATCTCCAGGGCGGTCCTGTTGTACCGGCGGGGTGGCAACGACCGCGAGTACTTGGCGTTCTGGGCCGGTCTGGGGGCCGCGGTCGTGCTCGCCCTCTGCATCTCGCCCGGGACGCCCGCGCTGATGGCGATCCTCGCGCTCCTGACGCTCGCCCTGATCTACGCGGTGCCCACCGCCGTCAGCCGGTTCCGTGGCGGGGGCCGCCCGGCGGGGCGCGCGTGA
- a CDS encoding aldehyde dehydrogenase family protein, whose translation MSESQRLFIGGEWVEPEAGHYDVVDPARESVVGHAPEASRQQVYDAARAARDAFGSWSRTKPEERAAILGRAADLMQRDFVANAELAQAESGATTGTARGMQVGVGVSRFRRYAKGALEPVEEAMTPQINEAGPMGKAGVTGALAVRQPVGVVTCITSYNNPWANPAGKVAPALAMGNTVVVKPAPQDPLSVFRMAAALEEAGVPAGVVNVVSGTEVGVGEAAVDSPDVDMVSFTGSTAVGQRIGEVCGRSMKRQLMELGGKGAAVVLDDADLDSAVAGIGTTYAFYSGQICTAPTRAIVHRSVYDEFVAKLTAYIGYMKVGDPRAKGTVVGPVISAAHRERVESYVELGRKEGATVVAGGERPAGLDEGFYVAPTLLADCTNDMRVVREEIFGPVVAVVPFDGDEDEAIALANDSDYGLIDYVWSGDVARAFRVARRLRAGGVGVNTIGRNMEAPFGGFKKSGVGRDVGSYALHAYSEWQSIVWPG comes from the coding sequence GTGAGCGAATCCCAGCGGCTGTTCATCGGCGGCGAGTGGGTCGAGCCCGAGGCCGGGCACTACGACGTCGTCGATCCGGCGCGCGAGTCCGTCGTCGGGCACGCCCCCGAGGCCTCGCGGCAGCAGGTGTACGACGCCGCGCGCGCGGCCCGCGACGCCTTCGGGTCCTGGTCGCGTACGAAGCCGGAGGAGCGGGCCGCGATTCTGGGCCGGGCCGCCGACCTCATGCAGCGGGACTTCGTCGCCAACGCCGAGTTGGCGCAGGCGGAGAGCGGGGCGACGACCGGGACCGCGCGCGGCATGCAGGTCGGCGTGGGCGTCTCGCGGTTCCGGCGGTACGCGAAGGGGGCCCTGGAACCGGTCGAGGAGGCGATGACGCCGCAGATCAACGAGGCCGGGCCGATGGGGAAGGCGGGCGTGACGGGCGCGCTCGCCGTGCGTCAGCCGGTCGGCGTCGTCACCTGCATCACTTCCTACAACAACCCGTGGGCCAACCCGGCGGGCAAGGTCGCCCCCGCGCTCGCCATGGGCAACACGGTCGTCGTGAAGCCCGCGCCGCAGGATCCGCTGTCCGTGTTCCGGATGGCGGCGGCCCTTGAGGAGGCGGGCGTCCCGGCGGGTGTCGTGAACGTCGTCAGCGGGACCGAGGTCGGCGTCGGCGAGGCCGCCGTCGACTCCCCGGACGTCGACATGGTGTCCTTCACCGGCTCCACCGCCGTCGGACAGCGCATCGGCGAGGTCTGCGGCCGGTCCATGAAGCGGCAGTTGATGGAGCTGGGCGGCAAGGGCGCCGCGGTCGTCCTCGACGACGCGGACCTGGACTCGGCGGTGGCCGGCATCGGCACCACGTACGCCTTCTACAGCGGACAGATCTGCACGGCCCCGACGCGGGCGATCGTGCACCGGTCCGTGTACGACGAGTTCGTCGCCAAGCTCACCGCGTACATCGGCTATATGAAGGTCGGTGACCCGCGCGCGAAGGGGACCGTCGTCGGGCCCGTCATCTCGGCGGCACATCGGGAACGGGTCGAGTCCTACGTCGAGTTGGGGCGCAAGGAGGGTGCGACGGTCGTCGCGGGCGGCGAGCGTCCGGCCGGTCTCGACGAGGGGTTCTACGTCGCTCCCACTCTGCTCGCCGACTGCACCAACGACATGCGGGTGGTGCGCGAGGAGATCTTCGGGCCCGTCGTCGCCGTGGTCCCGTTCGACGGCGACGAGGACGAGGCGATCGCGCTCGCGAACGACTCCGACTACGGCCTCATCGACTACGTGTGGTCGGGCGATGTCGCGCGGGCCTTCCGGGTCGCGCGGCGGTTGCGGGCCGGCGGGGTCGGCGTGAACACCATCGGCCGGAACATGGAGGCCCCGTTCGGCGGCTTCAAGAAGAGTGGGGTGGGCCGGGACGTCGGCTCGTACGCCCTGCACGCGTACAGCGAGTGGCAGTCGATCGTCTGGCCGGGATAG
- a CDS encoding N-acyl-D-amino-acid deacylase family protein, producing the protein MLDHLIKGATVVDGTGAPGFVADVGIRDGRIAVVAESGKVAEEARSAEDASGLVLAPGFVDPHTHYDAQLFWDPYATPSLNHGVTTVAGGNCGFTLAPLNPEQPGDADYTRRMMSRVEGMSLVALEEGAPWTWNSFGDYLGALDGRIAVNAGFMVGHCALRRYVMGAEAVGGQPTPEQLDRMIGLLKDAMDAGAWGLSTTQSSSHSDGDGEPVASRHAKPAELIALSKAVGEYEGTQIEAIVAGCLDQFSDDEIELFVDMSAAAGRPLNWNVLTIDASVPERVPRQLEASERARKSGGRIVALTMPILTPMNMSLGTFCALNLIPGWGEILALPVDERIAKLRDPDVRGEMLRRADSKEAGVFRRLANFGRYVIGDTYSEANEGLSGRVVNDIAAERGQEPFECLVEICANDGLRTVLWPMPTDNDPDSWALRAETWNHEDVMLGGSDAGAHLDRMCGAPYTTRFIGDCLRGRKLLGLEEAVKMLTDDPAQLFGLRERGRIQEGWHADLVLFDPETIDAGKATLLHDLPGDSPRLDSKAIGITAVWVNGVEAMRGDVVSGAVPGKVLRSGADTRTVSTK; encoded by the coding sequence ATGCTCGACCACCTCATCAAGGGCGCCACCGTTGTCGACGGGACCGGGGCGCCCGGGTTTGTTGCTGATGTCGGGATTCGGGACGGGCGGATTGCCGTTGTCGCCGAGTCCGGAAAGGTCGCCGAGGAGGCGCGGAGTGCCGAGGATGCCTCGGGGCTCGTGCTCGCGCCCGGGTTCGTCGATCCGCATACGCATTACGACGCCCAGTTGTTCTGGGACCCGTACGCCACGCCCTCGTTGAACCATGGGGTGACGACGGTCGCCGGTGGCAACTGCGGTTTCACGCTTGCCCCGTTGAATCCGGAGCAGCCCGGTGACGCCGACTACACGCGGCGGATGATGTCCCGCGTGGAGGGGATGTCGCTGGTCGCCCTCGAAGAGGGTGCGCCGTGGACGTGGAATTCGTTCGGGGACTATCTGGGCGCCCTCGACGGGCGGATCGCCGTCAACGCCGGGTTCATGGTGGGGCACTGCGCCCTGCGGCGGTACGTGATGGGGGCCGAGGCCGTCGGCGGGCAGCCGACTCCTGAGCAACTCGACCGGATGATCGGGCTGTTGAAGGACGCGATGGACGCCGGGGCCTGGGGGCTCTCCACCACCCAGTCGTCCTCGCACTCCGACGGGGACGGCGAGCCCGTCGCCTCCCGGCACGCGAAGCCGGCCGAGCTGATCGCGCTGAGCAAGGCGGTCGGTGAGTACGAGGGGACGCAGATCGAGGCCATCGTGGCCGGGTGTCTCGATCAGTTCAGTGATGATGAGATCGAGTTGTTCGTGGACATGAGCGCTGCTGCCGGCCGGCCGCTCAACTGGAACGTGCTCACCATCGATGCCTCCGTGCCCGAGCGGGTGCCGCGGCAGCTGGAGGCGAGCGAGCGGGCCCGGAAGTCGGGTGGGCGGATCGTCGCGCTGACCATGCCGATCCTGACGCCGATGAACATGTCCCTCGGGACGTTCTGTGCGCTCAATCTGATACCCGGGTGGGGCGAGATCCTCGCGTTGCCCGTCGATGAGCGGATCGCCAAGCTCCGCGACCCCGACGTGCGCGGCGAGATGCTGCGGCGCGCCGACAGCAAGGAGGCCGGCGTCTTCAGGCGGCTCGCGAACTTCGGGCGCTACGTCATCGGGGACACCTACTCCGAGGCCAACGAGGGTCTGAGCGGGCGGGTCGTCAACGACATCGCCGCCGAGCGGGGGCAGGAGCCCTTCGAGTGTCTCGTCGAGATTTGCGCCAACGACGGGCTGAGGACCGTGCTGTGGCCGATGCCGACCGACAACGACCCCGACTCGTGGGCGCTGCGGGCCGAGACCTGGAACCACGAGGACGTCATGCTCGGCGGGTCCGACGCGGGCGCGCACCTGGACCGGATGTGCGGGGCGCCGTACACGACCCGGTTCATCGGGGACTGCCTGCGGGGACGGAAGCTGCTGGGGCTGGAGGAGGCGGTGAAGATGCTCACCGACGATCCCGCGCAGCTCTTCGGACTGCGGGAGCGCGGGCGGATCCAGGAGGGCTGGCACGCCGACCTCGTACTGTTCGATCCCGAGACCATCGATGCCGGCAAGGCGACTCTCCTGCACGATCTGCCGGGCGACAGCCCGCGGCTCGACTCCAAGGCCATCGGCATAACTGCCGTGTGGGTCAACGGGGTTGAGGCCATGCGTGGGGACGTCGTGAGTGGTGCGGTGCCCGGGAAGGTGCTGCGGTCGGGCGCCGATACGCGGACGGTGAGCACCAAGTGA
- a CDS encoding LLM class flavin-dependent oxidoreductase, which produces MEFGLFVQGYLGKQALTDPTAEHRALMNETEYVIQADKSGFKYAWASEHHFLEEYSHLSANDVFLGYLAHATERIHLGSGIFNPLAPVNHPVKVAEKVAMLDHLSEGRFEFGSGRGAGSHEILGFMPGVTDMNYTKEIWEETIREFPKMWLQDEYVGFKGKHWELPPRKILPKPYGKSHPAMWYAAGSPPSYAMAAKKGLGVLGFSVQKVSDMEWVLEQYKTAIQDPDPIGDFVNDNVMVTSTAICAETHEKAVQIAVGGGLNYLQSLLFRYHDTFPRPEGIPEWPELLPDYSEEIIELLIAEELMICGDPDEVLQQCKRWEQAGADQLSFGLPIGVSHEDTLNSIKLIGEHVIPKIDTDPVHRTTRFRSAA; this is translated from the coding sequence TTGGAATTCGGGCTCTTTGTACAGGGATACTTGGGCAAGCAGGCGCTGACCGACCCGACGGCCGAGCACCGCGCGCTCATGAACGAGACCGAGTACGTCATCCAGGCGGACAAGTCCGGCTTCAAGTACGCCTGGGCGTCCGAGCACCACTTCCTGGAGGAGTACTCGCACCTTTCCGCGAACGATGTGTTCCTCGGGTACCTGGCCCATGCGACCGAGCGCATTCACTTGGGCTCCGGCATCTTCAATCCGCTCGCGCCGGTCAACCACCCGGTGAAGGTCGCCGAGAAGGTGGCCATGCTCGACCACCTCAGCGAGGGGCGGTTCGAGTTCGGCAGCGGGCGCGGCGCCGGCTCCCACGAGATCCTCGGGTTCATGCCGGGTGTGACCGACATGAACTACACCAAGGAGATCTGGGAAGAGACCATCCGCGAGTTCCCGAAGATGTGGCTCCAGGACGAGTACGTCGGGTTCAAGGGCAAGCACTGGGAGCTGCCGCCCCGCAAGATCCTGCCCAAGCCGTACGGGAAGTCGCACCCCGCCATGTGGTACGCCGCCGGGTCGCCGCCGTCGTACGCCATGGCGGCCAAGAAGGGGCTCGGCGTGCTGGGCTTCAGCGTGCAGAAGGTCTCCGACATGGAGTGGGTGCTCGAGCAGTACAAGACCGCCATCCAGGACCCGGACCCCATCGGTGACTTCGTCAACGACAACGTCATGGTGACGTCCACGGCGATCTGTGCCGAGACGCACGAGAAGGCGGTGCAGATCGCCGTGGGCGGCGGGCTCAACTACCTGCAGTCGCTGCTGTTCCGGTACCACGACACGTTCCCGCGGCCGGAGGGGATACCGGAGTGGCCCGAGCTGCTTCCGGACTACTCCGAGGAGATCATCGAGCTGCTCATCGCCGAGGAGCTGATGATCTGCGGGGACCCGGACGAGGTGCTGCAGCAGTGCAAGCGGTGGGAGCAGGCGGGGGCCGACCAGCTGTCGTTCGGGTTGCCGATCGGGGTGTCGCATGAGGACACGCTCAACTCGATCAAGCTGATCGGGGAGCACGTGATTCCGAAGATCGACACGGATCCGGTGCATCGGACGACCAGGTTCAGGTCGGCTGCGTAG
- a CDS encoding SDR family NAD(P)-dependent oxidoreductase: MGKLDGRVVLITGAARGQGEQEARLFASEGAKIVVADVLDDQGEAVAKDIGNGNAVYVHLDVSKEEDWVAAVGSAKAAFGKIDGLVNNAGILRFNELVSTPLDEFQQIIQVNQVGAFLGIKTVAPEIGAAGGGSIVNTSSYTGVTGMAYVGAYTATKHAIVGLTRVAALELAAQKIRVNAVCPGAIDTAMSNPSQLDPEANTEEAAQALDDLYRKLVPLGRVGKPEEVARLALFLSSEEDSAYITGQPFVVDGGWLAGVSVL; encoded by the coding sequence ATGGGCAAGCTCGACGGACGCGTGGTCCTCATCACCGGTGCGGCGCGCGGACAGGGGGAGCAGGAGGCACGGCTCTTCGCCTCGGAGGGGGCGAAGATCGTCGTCGCCGATGTGCTCGACGATCAGGGTGAGGCCGTCGCCAAGGACATCGGCAACGGCAACGCCGTCTACGTACACCTGGACGTGAGCAAGGAGGAGGACTGGGTCGCCGCCGTCGGCTCCGCGAAGGCCGCCTTCGGGAAGATCGACGGGCTCGTCAACAACGCGGGGATTCTGCGGTTCAACGAGCTGGTTTCGACGCCTCTGGATGAGTTTCAGCAGATCATTCAGGTCAATCAGGTGGGGGCGTTTCTGGGGATCAAGACCGTCGCGCCCGAGATCGGTGCCGCGGGCGGCGGGTCCATCGTCAACACCTCCTCGTACACGGGGGTGACGGGCATGGCGTACGTCGGCGCGTACACCGCCACCAAGCACGCCATCGTGGGGCTCACGCGGGTCGCCGCGCTGGAGCTGGCCGCGCAGAAGATCCGCGTCAACGCCGTCTGCCCCGGCGCCATCGACACCGCCATGAGCAACCCCTCCCAGCTCGACCCCGAGGCCAACACCGAGGAGGCGGCCCAGGCGCTCGACGACCTGTACCGCAAGCTCGTGCCGCTCGGCCGGGTCGGGAAGCCGGAGGAGGTCGCGCGGCTCGCGCTCTTCCTCAGCTCCGAGGAGGACTCGGCGTACATCACCGGGCAGCCGTTCGTCGTGGACGGCGGGTGGCTGGCGGGCGTCAGCGTGCTGTGA
- a CDS encoding LLM class F420-dependent oxidoreductase has product MASLAYGMQLPIQSQSAIYAEPWEAGAGVEDLAEVARTADRSGFDYIASCDHVAIPRRLADAMSTTWYDPVATLAFLAGVTERVRLLSHVAVVGLRHPLVSAKQYATLDHLSGGRLVLGVGAGHVQEEFEALGVDFARRGAVLDESVDALKAALGPEEFPVHKGELFRFEGLGQRPRPAQARVPIWVGGSSAPAVRRAALKGDGWLPQGDPRDRLPQQIEKLRRLRAEAGIEAPLTVGAITEPLYMGEPTWDVGRRTLSGSGEAIAESLRAYAAMGVRQIQIRFRSRTREELTDQMAAFATDTAPHLNDVT; this is encoded by the coding sequence ATGGCTTCGCTCGCCTACGGGATGCAGCTCCCGATTCAGTCCCAGAGCGCCATCTACGCCGAACCCTGGGAGGCCGGCGCCGGTGTGGAGGATCTCGCAGAGGTCGCCCGCACCGCCGACCGGAGCGGGTTCGACTACATCGCGAGCTGCGACCACGTCGCCATCCCGCGCCGGCTCGCCGACGCCATGTCGACGACCTGGTACGACCCCGTCGCCACGCTCGCCTTCCTGGCCGGTGTCACCGAACGCGTGCGGCTGCTCAGCCACGTCGCGGTCGTCGGCCTGCGGCATCCGCTCGTCTCGGCCAAGCAGTACGCGACCCTCGACCACCTCAGTGGCGGGCGGCTCGTCCTGGGCGTCGGGGCCGGGCACGTACAGGAGGAGTTCGAGGCGCTCGGCGTCGACTTCGCGCGGCGCGGCGCCGTGCTCGACGAGAGCGTGGACGCGTTGAAGGCCGCGCTCGGGCCCGAGGAATTCCCCGTGCACAAGGGGGAGTTGTTTCGGTTCGAGGGGCTTGGGCAGCGGCCGAGGCCCGCCCAGGCGCGCGTGCCGATCTGGGTCGGCGGCTCCTCCGCCCCCGCCGTGCGCCGGGCCGCGCTCAAGGGCGACGGGTGGCTGCCGCAGGGCGACCCGCGGGACCGGCTCCCGCAGCAGATCGAAAAGCTGCGGCGGCTGCGCGCCGAGGCCGGGATCGAGGCGCCGCTCACCGTGGGCGCGATCACCGAGCCGCTGTACATGGGCGAGCCGACGTGGGACGTCGGGCGGCGCACCCTGTCCGGGTCGGGCGAGGCGATCGCCGAGTCGCTGCGGGCCTACGCCGCGATGGGCGTCCGGCAGATCCAGATCCGCTTCCGCAGCCGGACGCGCGAGGAACTCACCGATCAGATGGCGGCCTTCGCCACCGATACCGCTCCGCACCTGAACGACGTCACCTGA
- a CDS encoding amidohydrolase family protein — translation METTETESTRNVQTPLESADFPRIISVDDHTVEPPNVWSDRLPKKFRDTGPRIVRAPLKEMTFLGGKFAPVMGAPGDDGPIGDWWVYEDLHRPLTRLDTAVGYDRDEIKLEVITYEQMRPGSFSVPERLADMDVNHVQSALCFPTFPRFCGQTFTEAKDRELGLLGVRAYNDWMVEEWCGPEAQGRLIPLTLVPLWDPELAAAEVRRNAARGVRAVAFSEIPPHLGLPSIHTDEWDPFLAACAETGTVIAMHIGSSSKMPSTSPDAPPAVGSTITFANCCFSMVDWLMSGKFERFPSLKIMYAEGQIGWIPYILERADVVWEENRGWGGVADKVRKPPSEYFAEHVFGCFFDDAFGLKNLDSIGVGNVLYETDYPHSDSTWPKSKEVGEAQMGHLAPDVVDRLVRGNAIDLLGLDRDGCWRP, via the coding sequence ATGGAGACCACGGAGACAGAAAGCACCCGAAACGTTCAAACTCCCCTGGAATCGGCCGACTTCCCGCGAATCATCTCCGTCGACGACCACACGGTGGAGCCGCCGAACGTCTGGTCCGACCGGCTGCCGAAGAAGTTCCGCGACACCGGGCCCCGTATCGTCCGCGCCCCCCTGAAGGAAATGACCTTCCTGGGCGGGAAGTTCGCACCGGTCATGGGCGCGCCCGGCGACGACGGGCCGATCGGCGACTGGTGGGTGTACGAGGACCTGCACCGGCCGCTGACCAGGCTCGACACCGCGGTGGGCTACGACAGGGACGAGATCAAGCTGGAAGTCATCACGTACGAGCAGATGCGGCCCGGGTCCTTCAGCGTTCCTGAGCGGCTCGCCGACATGGACGTCAACCACGTCCAGTCCGCGCTCTGCTTCCCCACGTTCCCGCGCTTCTGCGGGCAGACGTTCACGGAGGCCAAGGACCGGGAGCTCGGGCTGCTCGGCGTCCGGGCGTACAACGACTGGATGGTGGAGGAGTGGTGCGGGCCCGAGGCGCAGGGGCGGCTCATACCGCTGACCCTCGTACCGCTGTGGGACCCCGAGTTGGCGGCGGCCGAGGTGCGGCGCAATGCCGCGCGCGGGGTGCGGGCGGTCGCGTTCTCGGAGATTCCGCCGCATCTCGGGCTGCCGTCCATCCACACGGACGAGTGGGACCCGTTCCTCGCGGCGTGCGCCGAGACCGGGACCGTCATCGCCATGCACATCGGGTCCAGCAGCAAGATGCCGTCGACGTCGCCGGACGCGCCGCCGGCCGTCGGGTCGACCATCACCTTCGCCAACTGCTGTTTCTCGATGGTGGACTGGCTGATGAGCGGCAAGTTCGAGCGGTTCCCGAGCCTGAAGATCATGTACGCGGAGGGGCAGATCGGGTGGATCCCGTACATCCTCGAGCGGGCCGACGTGGTCTGGGAGGAGAACCGGGGCTGGGGCGGCGTCGCCGACAAGGTGCGCAAGCCGCCGTCGGAGTACTTCGCCGAGCACGTCTTCGGCTGTTTCTTCGACGACGCGTTCGGGCTGAAGAACCTCGACTCGATCGGGGTCGGGAATGTTCTGTACGAGACGGACTATCCGCACTCGGACTCGACGTGGCCCAAGTCGAAGGAGGTCGGTGAGGCGCAGATGGGGCACCTGGCGCCGGATGTGGTGGACCGGCTGGTGCGGGGCAATGCGATTGACCTGCTCGGTCTGGATCGGGATGGGTGCTGGAGGCCCTGA